From Trichoderma atroviride chromosome 1, complete sequence, one genomic window encodes:
- a CDS encoding uncharacterized protein (BUSCO:EOG092D1A87) — protein MFHSASPLRHLLRLSGPLKPAGFYSYSNTSATRIVKRHFSASFAPMAGTVEVETVEKDGKQYRLVKEGKATILVPHGAKIGEDRGEVQQVFYNPIQQYNRDLSVLAIKTYGEDILAKRKEKILAKSNKLGKNKKRKRDETDEADPSTETEPTTTLASDQVTEASEEQKTHKSTFTMLDALSASGLRALRYGHELPFVTSINANDLSKSAAESIKLNVSHNGLDDIISVTNEDALAHMYRAIADGLSKRDRHGNPSKSHKFDVIDLDPYGTAAPFFDAALQSVRDDGGLLCITCTDSAVWAGHSYCEKTFALYGGTPIKGMHSHEAGLRLILNAVATSGARYGLSIEPLLSLSIDFYTKVFIKVTKSPQAVKFLGSKSMIVYSCDHGCSAFETQYLLRSKPTPNKKGSGSFYKHGMAAGPPTDRHCQHCGNKMHVNGPMYGGHIHSAEFIEKLLEQIPNASPEVYGTLPRLEGMLRTALEEIIPGPEPDPTVDPKDAKHAEIDIAPFFIIPSKLATVVSCAAPSDDMFRGALIHLGYQVGRSHCRPGSVKTDAPWSTLWWIITEWIRQKSPIKASKFTPLMPGWKILHSAGLVGREDGAAPKEADSEMEDVQAATTADAQSEETAKKGDEQASSPSELELRKTLVFNDDLARLGRLRDSQKLVRYQMNPRPDWGPLSKAKAS, from the coding sequence ATGTTTCACAGTGCTTCTCCGCTGAGGCATCTGCTGCGACTTTCCGGGCCATTGAAACCCGCGGGCTTCTATTCTTACAGCAACACATCCGCGACTCGCATCGTTAAAAGGCACTTCTCTGCCTCGTTtgcgccaatggcaggcACCGTCGAGGTCGAAACCGTCGAAAAGGATGGGAAACAGTATCGTCTGGTAAAAGAGGGAAAGGCGACCATTTTGGTGCCCCATGGCGCCAAGATTGGAGAGGACCGAGGAGAGGTGCAGCAGGTGTTTTACAATCCCATCCAGCAGTACAACCGAGATCTATCTGTGCTCGCAATCAAGACATACGGCGAAGACATCCtggcgaagaggaaagagaagattCTGGCAAAGTCAAACAAGCTAGGCAAGAACAAAAAGCGAAAGCGAGACGAGACAGACGAGGCCGATCCTTCAACCGAGACGGAACCGACTACGACTCTGGCTTCAGACCAGGTCACCGAAGCTTCGGAGGAACAAAAGACTCACAAATCAACATTCACAATGCTGGACGCCTTATCGGCATCTGGGCTGCGAGCGCTTCGATACGGCCACGAGCTTCCTTTTGTCACCTCTATAAACGCCAACGATCTCTCCAAGTCTGCGGCCGAGTCTATCAAGCTCAACGTGAGCCACAACGGCCTCGATGATATAATCTCGGTCACCAACGAGGATGCGCTTGCGCACATGTACCGCGCAATCGCAGACGGTCTCTCTAAAAGAGATCGACACGGCAATCCGTCGAAATCTCACAAGTTTGACGTGATCGATCTGGATCCCTACGGCACCGCTGCACCCTTTTTCGATGCTGCGCTGCAGTCTGTAAGAGATGACGGCGGTCTTCTCTGCATCACCTGCACTGACAGTGCTGTGTGGGCTGGACATAGCTATTGCGAAAAGACATTCGCCTTGTATGGCGGCACTCCAATCAAAGGCATGCATTCTCACGAAGCTGGATTACGGCTGATTCTGAATGCCGTCGCTACTTCTGGTGCCCGGTACGGCCTAAGTATCGAGCCTTTGCTATCCCTTTCCATCGACTTTTACACCAAAGTATTCATCAAAGTCACCAAATCACCGCAAGCTGTGAAATTCCTGGGCTCCAAAAGCATGATTGTGTACAGCTGCGATCACGGCTGCTCCGCCTTTGAGACGCAATATCTCCTGAGGAGCAAACCGACTCCAAACAAAAAGGGCAGCGGGTCTTTTTATAAGCATGGCATGGCAGCAGGACCACCTACAGATAGACACTGCCAGCATTGCGGAAACAAGATGCATGTCAACGGTCCCATGTATGGAGGCCACATCCACTCGGCCGAGTTTATCGAAAAGCTTCTTGAGCAAATCCCCAATGCATCGCCGGAAGTATACGGAACCCTTCCGAGACTAGAAGGCATGCTACGAACGGCCTTGGAGGAAATCATTCCAGGCCCAGAACCGGATCCCACAGTCGACCCTAAAGACGCCAAACATGCAGAGATTGACATTGCtcccttcttcatcattccatCTAAACTGGCGACGGTCGTGTCTTGCGCTGCTCCCAGCGACGACATGTTCCGCGGCGCTCTAATACATCTCGGTTACCAAGTTGGGCGAAGCCACTGTCGACCAGGCAGCGTCAAGACGGATGCACCTTGGTCTACTCTATGGTGGATCATCACCGAATGGATCCGCCAAAAGTCTCCCATCAAAGCATCCAAATTCACCCCGCTGATGCCTGGCTGGAAGATTCTGCATTCTGCCGGACTAGTCGGTcgagaagatggagcagCGCCAAAGGAAGCCGACAGCGAAATGGAAGATGTTCAGGCAGCGACAACGGCAGATGCCCAGAGCGAGGagacggcgaagaagggagaCGAACAGGCTTCCAGTCCCAGCGAGTTGGAGTTGCGGAAAACGCTCGTGTTCAACGACGATCTCGCCCGGCTGGGCCGCCTGCGGGATTCCCAGAAGCTGGTGCGATACCAGATGAACCCCCGGCCAGACTGGGGCCCGTtgtccaaggccaaggcgtCATGA
- a CDS encoding uncharacterized protein (EggNog:ENOG41~TransMembrane:4 (o60-77i89-107o127-148i180-197o)~BUSCO:EOG092D3IB3): MADDLDSIVKGAPTATANAANTSDASPSPSADAKAGTSPFPPLGLGKPGDPLHHTPSSPSMIYLNLLILEASLRAQFLELRARKRHHTFFLAILTLWVAFFAYKLYFAPREDGRGVGGSIYWAVEGAQKVCFMGGIITAALVWATGIWERGIRWPRRWFAISNRGLRGFNCKLVIIRQTWWAEALSTIGFFLTYGLFSHTASSSYRLVEPQLLRQVEKELQLTSDNHPTLVLPPDDDEFGGHEEDLAPGGDYVKLLLLPKPFSPTFRENWELYRTEYWERENERRRLLRQKVKQHSKKVAKEQYGWLWWLPWHQNPQPRVRREPQKMVHHRIASAERKRRGSSVRRSSVSSSRSPTPQVFDSDGQTPRKQSPISEKRRKPAGSISKVKRPGGDSRSVTPDVPSRLSRDSSVTLDTETDGSSGRTLRSASKRASPVPLSPD; encoded by the coding sequence ATGGCCGACGATCTCGACTCCATCGTCAAGGGCGCTcccacggccacggccaacgccgccaacaCCAGCGAtgccagccccagccccagcgcAGACGCCAAAGCCGGCACGAGCCCCTTCCCGCCGCTGGGCCTGGGCAAGCCCGGCGACCCGCTGCATCACAcgcccagctcgccgtcCATGATCTACCTGaatctcctcatcctcgaGGCCTCGTTGCGCGCGCAGTTCCTGGAGCTGCGAGCCCGCAAGCGCCACCAcaccttcttcctcgccatcctGACGCTCTGGGTCGCATTCTTCGCTTATAAGCTGTACTTTGCCCCCCGAGAAGATGGCCGCGGCGTTGGAGGATCGATATACTGGGCGGTCGAGGGCGCCCAAAAGGTGTGCTTCATGGGCGGAATCATCACTGCCGCTCTCGTCTGGGCCACGGGCATCTGGGAGCGCGGCATTCGGTGGCCGCGCCGCTGGTTCGCCATATCCAACCGAGGCCTGCGCGGCTTCAACTGCaagctcgtcatcatccgACAGACGTGGTGGGCCGAGGCTCTGTCGACcattggcttcttcctcacctATGGCCTGTTTTCGCACACGGCCAGTTCGTCGTACCGTCTCGTCGAGCCGCAGCTGCTACGCCAGGTCGAGAAGGAGCTTCAACTCACGAGCGATAACCACCCCACCTTGGTTCTGCCCCctgacgacgacgagtttggcggccatgaagaagatttGGCGCCCGGCGGCGACTACGTGaagctattacttttacCCAAGCCGTTTTCGCCCACCTTTCGCGAAAACTGGGAGCTATATCGTACAGAGTactgggagagggagaacGAGCGTCGACGGTTATTACGGCAGAAAGTCAAGCAACACTCCAAGAAGGTTGCAAAGGAGCAGTACGGTTGGCTGTGGTGGCTTCCCTGGCATCAGAATCCACAGCCTCGCGTACGCCGCGAGCCACAGAAGATGGTCCATCACCGTATAGCGAGCGCCGAACGCAAGCGTAGAGGCAGCAGCGTGCGCCGCTCGTCGGTGAGCTCGTCGAGAAGCCCGACTCCTCAAGTCTTTGACAGTGACGGCCAGACGCCGCGCAAACAAAGCCCCATCTCGGAGAAGCGCCGAAAGCCAGCAGGGTCAATATCCAAAGTGAAGAGACCTGGCGGCGACTCTAGGTCTGTAACGCCCGATGTGCCTTCACGCCTCTCTAGGGACAGCAGCGTGACTCTTGATACAGAGACAGATGGCAGCAGTGGGAGGACGCTACGCAGTGCGAGTAAAAGAGCAAGTCCAGTGCCTTTATCGCCTGATTGA
- a CDS encoding uncharacterized protein (EggNog:ENOG41~TransMembrane:2 (i134-155o161-178i)) has protein sequence MSKPTKGNPATDAPTLPPLSVGVNSHPGAHPDPTKPPAPAPSGHAGVLSGPRPQRPLDSHQYHQIHRHRFLSPTEWGLIAHGIGGIRDREQHQPIHPTSWLWPPKGMPRGLYKDTVTQRTKFFYLYHMSSGIRWILMLLQLFIGATLTALGSMSFKQGTPITILGAANTVIAGLLAFLQNSGLPDRYRYDKSEFEALEDHIKEILDSGIAPADQSNDQILAECFDLYQDAKATVSANLPANYMPRITQQGSQRPRAQPQPGSHPTTPKQLALPYAGGDSTPTSTVGK, from the coding sequence atgtccaagCCAACAAAGGGTAATCCCGCCACAGATGCGCCAACGCTTCCGCCTCTGTCTGTTGGAGTCAACAGCCATCCCGGTGCTCATCCAGACCCTACCAAGCCTCCGGCCCCGGCTCCAAGCGGCCATGCTGGTGTTCTTTCAGGCCCAAGACCTCAAAGGCCGCTGGACAGCCACCAGTATCACCAGATACATCGTCACAGGTTCCTCTCACCTACTGAATGGGGCCTCATCGCCCATGGCATAGGCGGCATCCGAGACCgagagcagcaccagccaaTCCATCCAACCAGCTGGCTATGGCCGCCCAAGGGAATGCCTCGAGGCTTGTACAAAGACACTGTCACTCAGCGCACCAAGTTCTTCTATCTGTATCACATGTCAAGTGGCATCCGATGGATCTTGATGttgctgcagctcttcatTGGCGCGACATTGACGGCTCTCGGCTCCATGTCCTTCAAACAGGGCACTCCAATCACGATTCTCGGAGCCGCAAACACCGTCATCGCTGGTCTTCTCGCCTTTTTGCAAAACAGTGGACTGCCTGACCGATACCGCTATGACAAGTCTGAGTTTGAAGCACTGGAAGATCACATCAAGGAGATCCTCGACTCTGGCATTGCTCCCGCTGATCAATCGAATGACCAAATTCTTGCCGAATGCTTCGACTTGTATCAAGACGCCAAGGCAACTGTGAGTGCAAACTTGCCAGCAAACTATATGCCTCGAATCACTCAACAAGGAAGCCAAAGGCCCAGAGCCCAGCCCCAGCCAGGATCTCATCCGACCACGCCAAAGCAGCTTGCTCTGCCGTATGCTGGTGGAGATTCGACCCCTACTTCAACGGTTGGAAAATAG
- a CDS encoding uncharacterized protein (EggNog:ENOG41~TransMembrane:2 (i118-138o213-230i)) — protein sequence MAQNHSNTTMDYKAALVNGIDSDSKDNSDAVTSHIGSVPVTVQRKPFLQPEDDVKLSHTGTPRANIAATYEHPEGTQEGNWAREHQNQTVLQQHCDYFDQDKDGIIWPLDTYRGFRGLGFNILLCLVSVFVIHFNFSYPTVPGHLPDPFFRIYLKNIHKDKHGSDSGTYDSEGRFVPQKFEDMFSKYTDDRDYITVKDVWNLLKGQRVLFDPFGWAGAVLEWLAIYILLWPEDGRMMKEDIRKMYDGSLFYEIARKRKTAGK from the exons ATGGCACAGAATCATAGCAACACCACAATGGATTACAAAGCTGCATTAGTGAATGGAATCGACTCAGATTCAAAGGATAATTCAGATGCGGTAACGAGTCATATCGGAAGCGTGCCAGTCACTGTCCAGCGGAAGCCGTTCCTTCAGCCAGAAGATGACGTGAAGCTCTCACATACAG GAACACCTAGAGCTAATATAGCTGCGACATACGAGCATCCCGAAGGCACACAGGAAGGCAATTGGGCGAGGGAGCACCAAAACCAGACG GTTTTGCAGCAACATTGCGATTATTTCGACCAG gacaaggacggcatCATCTGGCCTTTGGATACATACAGAGGCTTCCGCGGACTGGGCTTCAATATCCTGCTCTGCCTGGTTTCCGTCTTTGTTATCCATTTCAACTTTTCCTACCCGACAGTCCCTGGCCACCTCCCCGATCCCTTTTTCCGCATCTACCTCAAGAACATTCACAAAGACAAGCATGGAAGCGATAGCGGGACATATGACAGCGAGGGACGCTTCGTTCCTCAAAAGTTTGAGGACATGTTTTCCAAATACACCGATGACAGGGATTACATTACTGTAAAAGATGTTTGGAATCTGCTCAAGGGTCAGAGAGTGCTGTTCGACCCTTTTGGATGGGCAGGAGCCGTTTTGGAGT GGCTTGCAATTTACATCCTGCTTTGGCCCGAGGATGGACGCATGATGAAGGAGGACATCCGGAAGATGTACGATGGAAGTCTGTTTTATGAGATtgcaaggaagaggaaaactGCAGGCAAATAG
- a CDS encoding uncharacterized protein (EggNog:ENOG41): MATQISHLHAVIPSPKFPNLFLRTIKASDVERFVAILSAPANKFDPHSQNMSLETAEAAIARSLESASEPTFVDAQGSVTRGPDRVNMMVVLKGEDGSDEETIIGLGGFGSIKSRKRDGRRIRVGNVGAMLDPEYKRLGYGLEAMKMAIGWGYAPASEGGLQLDLVTITTLKENESMLQLVNTKFGDWRGRGL; encoded by the coding sequence ATGGCAACCCAAATATCCCACCTCCACGCCGTCATCCCCTCCCCCAAGTTCCCCAACCTGTTCCTCCGCACCATCAAGGCCTCCGACGTCGAACGCTTCGTGGCCATTCTCTCCGCGCCGGCGAACAAATTCGATCCTCACAGCCAAAACATGTCGCTGGAGACGGCAGAGGCCGCCATTGCCCGCTCGCTCGAGTCGGCCAGCGAGCCCACCTTTGTCGACGCCCAAGGCAGCGTCACCAGGGGCCCGGACCGCGTCAACATGATGGTGGTCCTCAAGGGTGAAGACGGCAGCGATGAGGAGACGATTATCGGGCTGGGAGGCTTTGGGTCGATCAAGAGCCGCAAGCGGGATGGGCGCAGAATCCGAGTTGGCAATGTGGGCGCCATGTTGGACCCGGAGTATAAGCGCCTGGGTTATGGCCTTGaggcaatgaagatggctaTTGGATGGGGCTATGCGCCGGCTAGCGAAGGGGGACTTCAGCTGGATTTGGTGACAATTACAACGTTGAAGGAGAACGAGTCGATGTTGCAGCTCGTCAATACAAAGTTTGGTGATTGGAGGGGCAGGGGGTTATGA
- a CDS encoding uncharacterized protein (EggNog:ENOG41~TransMembrane:1 (o6-25i)) — protein MSNVNLQIFSFLSTLVFCFIVWRSLDSFREPDYDILPLSAADSLGEGLSPEEQYLARLSREFKLTNETEWLSWRFRHAKDSAEWTAVNSVHNNFGSQDARVVFTEHPNPLDVRVTHRMELPVLGDLSSKSYDASELVFGITTTYDKIMDREGALLRSWTRWLTDSHRKSNGASLVLMLDQAGKDEVEETENLLRTNGVDAQVFATGEPMSLTSRYHELAHLLKSFGAILSNSGGAIKRWYALVEDDVFFPDIPYLQHRLASYKTDEEVYIGLPSEQDDWEPTRRNTTTTTYGGGAVFLTRAALNTLSKLSCFDMPELRDRFHAKRWDVLLKTCFAWNSDASMSVLPGFYNPDIKVINEEADAYETGVRPLVLHNALDRHGMDVNVAHLVTNACDACFMQRYVFHDNWALTVGVSISEHFDTIQHSSKAIITDNMTAANQSSTLHEVVIDDAGVDRTELLWTGSRRVWKFVDSVMSDDGAVWQAYIDKAVGEPGPDNIDSVIILVWENMKR, from the coding sequence ATGTCCAACGTCAACCTAcagattttttctttcctttctacACTTGTCTTTTGCTTTATTGTCTGGAGGAGTCTGGACTCGTTTCGAGAGCCTGACTATGATATCCTTCCCCTCAGCGCGGCCGATTCTCTAGGAGAAGGATTATCGCCAGAAGAGCAATATCTTGCACGTTTGAGCCGTGAATTCAAGCTGACAAACGAGACGGAGTGGCTGTCATGGAGATTTCGGCATGCCAAAGATTCTGCGGAGTGGACCGCTGTGAATAGCGTGCACAACAACTTTGGTTCTCAAGATGCAAGAGTGGTATTCACTGAGCATCCCAATCCGCTGGATGTGAGAGTTACCCACAGGATGGAACTACCGGTTTTGGGAGATTTAAGCTCGAAATCTTACGACGCCTCGGAACTGGTGTTTGGAATAACGACGACATATGACAAGATTATGGACCGAGAGGGAGCgctgttgagaagctggactCGATGGCTTACAGATAGCCACAGGAAGAGTAACGGCGCGAGCCTCGTTCTTATGCTTGACCAAGCTGGCAAGGACGAAGTTGAGGAAACTGAGAATCTTCTTCGAACAAATGGAGTCGATGCTCAGGTCTTTGCTACAGGAGAGCCAATGTCTCTGACGAGCCGATATCACGAGCTTGCCCACCTCCTCAAGTCTTTTGGAGCAATTCTCTCCAATAGCGGCGGCGCTATTAAGCGCTGGTATGCGCTTGTTGAAGACGATGTTTTCTTTCCAGACATTCCATATCTGCAGCATCGTCTGGCCTCGTACAAAACAGATGAAGAGGTTTATATTGGTCTACCAAGCGAGCAGGACGATTGGGAGCCAACGCGAAGAAATACTACTACGACGACGTATGGTGGCGGTGCCGTATTCCTCACTCGTGCTGCGTTGAATACGCTGTCGAAACTCTCGTGCTTTGATATGCCTGAGCTAAGGGATCGATTCCATGCGAAGCGGTGGGATGTGCTTTTGAAGACGTGCTTTGCTTGGAATAGCGATGCCAGTATGAGCGTCTTGCCTGGCTTTTACAATCCAGACATCAAAGTTATCAATGAGGAAGCTGATGCGTATGAGACTGGCGTGCGGCCACTGGTTCTTCATAATGCGCTGGATCGGCATGGAATGGATGTGAATGTGGCGCACTTGGTGACGAATGCGTGTGATGCCTGCTTCATGCAGCGCTATGTTTTTCACGACAATTGGGCTCTCACGGTCGGAGTGTCCATCAGCGAGCATTTCGATACGATACAGCACAGCTCAAAGGCGATTATCACAGATAACATGACAGCAGCGAACCAATCGTCGACATTGCATGAAGTTGTCATTGACGATGCAGGTGTGGATAGAACAGAGCTGCTGTGGACGGGAAGTAGAAGAGTGTGGAAGTTTGTAGACTCGGTCATGAGTGATGATGGGGCTGTGTGGCAGGCTTATATTGACAAGGCTGTTGGCGAGCCTGGGCCTGACAACATTGACTCTGTGATTATACTGGTCTGGGAGAATATGAAGCGGTAG